Proteins found in one Methanobacterium sp. genomic segment:
- a CDS encoding CBS domain-containing protein, whose product MIRKLSAKDVMIKEVQITSPDDLIAAAKLKMMRCNVGGLPVVDDKKLIGIITHRDILLAGGEALGLKVGDLMSKNLYVVNKETPVLEITKVMADKGYQRIPVVEDGNLVGLITQSSLIRALAGLE is encoded by the coding sequence ATGATCAGGAAGCTCAGTGCTAAAGACGTAATGATAAAAGAAGTTCAAATAACTTCTCCAGACGACCTTATTGCCGCCGCTAAATTGAAAATGATGAGATGTAATGTAGGGGGGCTTCCAGTAGTTGATGATAAGAAACTTATAGGTATTATAACTCATAGAGACATCCTTTTAGCTGGTGGAGAAGCTTTGGGACTTAAAGTGGGAGATTTAATGAGTAAAAACCTTTATGTGGTCAATAAAGAAACTCCTGTACTTGAAATAACTAAAGTTATGGCAGATAAGGGCTATCAACGGATTCCTGTGGTTGAAGATGGAAATCTGGTGGGCCTTATAACTCAAAGCTCCCTTATTCGTGCTCTTGCTGGCCTGGAATAA
- a CDS encoding DUF2099 family protein, whose amino-acid sequence MDEHVIEALGKTKIIVREGKVAEIGEPKIEYCPLFDKYRGIKEITPEAVKKNIEFRIKDFGMCTPQRTLQMKDFLSFGVSETLGTLLDENMIDCAVIVTEGCGTVILTESEFVQGMAGRISAILSTSPITEIIDTVGVQNVLDPENAEINQVKGVLKAVEMDYKKIAVTVISAEDAKKLRDIENEYEGVNIYIFAAHVSEISKEDAEELFECADIITGCASKYVREVGENRGVFKAGASIPIYGVTETGENFLKRRIEKIGGLKDKKEAKIPYPLI is encoded by the coding sequence ATGGACGAACATGTGATAGAGGCACTTGGAAAAACGAAAATCATAGTAAGAGAAGGAAAGGTTGCAGAAATTGGAGAGCCTAAGATCGAATACTGTCCCCTTTTTGATAAATACAGAGGAATTAAAGAAATTACGCCTGAAGCAGTGAAAAAAAATATTGAATTTCGAATTAAGGACTTTGGAATGTGTACTCCTCAAAGAACGCTCCAAATGAAGGATTTTTTATCCTTTGGAGTGTCAGAAACTCTGGGAACTCTTCTTGACGAAAATATGATTGACTGTGCAGTTATCGTTACCGAAGGGTGTGGCACAGTAATTTTAACTGAATCTGAGTTTGTTCAAGGCATGGCTGGTCGAATATCAGCTATTTTAAGTACATCGCCAATTACAGAAATCATAGATACAGTAGGGGTTCAAAATGTCCTTGATCCTGAAAACGCTGAAATTAACCAGGTTAAAGGGGTTTTAAAAGCCGTGGAGATGGATTACAAAAAGATAGCAGTTACGGTTATATCTGCAGAAGATGCAAAAAAGCTTAGAGATATTGAAAACGAATATGAAGGTGTTAATATTTATATATTCGCTGCTCATGTAAGTGAAATATCTAAAGAAGATGCAGAAGAACTATTTGAATGTGCAGACATTATAACAGGATGTGCATCTAAATATGTAAGAGAAGTAGGAGAAAATAGAGGGGTATTCAAGGCAGGCGCTTCCATACCCATTTATGGAGTAACCGAGACAGGAGAAAACTTTTTAAAAAGAAGAATTGAAAAAATTGGAGGACTAAAAGATAAAAAAGAAGCTAAAATACCATATCCTTTAATTTAG